The genomic region ATCCGCGGGTTCTCGGCGTACTTCCTCGAGCGCAGCGGTCTCATCGACGCGCTCCAGATTCCCCGGGTGACCGTCGGCCAGAGCGAGTTCGGTGCGTTCGCCTTGCTCCCGGGTGAGCGCCTCGCCGGGTTCGTCGTCGTCGCAGTCCTGCTCGCCCTCGTGGGCGTGCGCATCGCCGCGGCGCTCTCGGGGACGGGTATCGAGGAGGCCGAACTCGAACAGGGTTCGTAGCGTCGTCCGCGGTCCGTCACACGTTTACTCTCGCGGTCCACTTGGTCAGCTATGACAGCCGACGGTTCCTGGGTGAGCCTCTTCTCCGGCGGGAAGGACTCCTCGTGGGCGCTCTACCGGGCGCTCGAAGCGGGGCTTCCGGTCTCGCACATGCTGACGGTCCACCCCGAGGGCGAGTCGTACATGTACCACGTGCCGGCGACCGAACTCACGTCGCTGGCGGCCGAGAGCATCGGCCTGCAGCACGTCAACGTCACGCCCGAGGATTTCGACGCGATGACCGCGACGGACTCCGGCGAACAGGGTGATGCCGAACTGGAACCACTGGAGGCCGCGCTGGCCGACCTCAGCGACGACCTGGAGGGGGGCCTCGCGGGCGTCACCGCGGGTGCCATCGAGAGCGAGTACCAGACCTCGCGCATCCAGGCGATGGCCGACCGCCTCGGCTGCGACGTGTTCGCGCCGCTGTGGCAGCGCGACCCCTCCGAGCTGGCGCGCGAAATGCTCGACGCTGGCTTCGAGATAACCATCCTGCAGGTCGCTGCACACGGCCTCGACGAGTCCTGGCTCGGGCGCACCCTCGACGCCGACGCGTTCGCGGAACTGGAGGCGCTCAACGAGGAGTACGGCGTCCACGTTCTCGGAGAAGGTGGCGAGTTTGAGACGTTCGTGACCGACGGGCCGCACATGGACCGCCCAATCGAGCTGGAGTACGAGACGGTGTGGGAGGGGACGCGCGGACACATCGAGATTACGGACGCTCGGCTCGGGTAGGTTCGGGCTGGAATCGCTCGACACGGGCTCCTTGTGAACCAGTATCAGTACACTGAATAGCACACGCGCCGTCCTGGTAACTGGCCGTTCTTCCGACACACCGATGCGGATTGCCCAACATTTACTATGTTGCGAGTAAATCACGAGGTATGGGAATCGATTACTCGGACCTTCACGATCCGAACGCGGAGTACACGATGCGTGAGCTCTCCGGCGAGACGATGGGAGTCACGCGCGAGCGCGGCGGCGGCCGGGACGTCCAGATAACGGACGTCCAGACCACGATGATCGACGGGAACTTCCCGTGGACACTCGTGCGAATCTACACCGACGCAGGCGTCGTCGGCACCGGTGAGGCCTACTGGGGCGCGGGCGTCCCGGAGCTCATCGAGCGCATGAAGCCGATGGTCGTCGGCGAGAACCCGCTCGACATCGACCGACTCTACGAGCACCTCATCCAGAAGATGTCCGGCGAGGGCTCCGTCGAGGGCGTCACCGTCACGGCCATCTCCGGCATCGAGATCGCCCTGCACGACCTCGCGGGCAAGATTCTCGACATCCCGGCGTACCAGCTGCTCGGCGGCAAATACCGCGACGAGATGCGCGTCTACTGTGACTGCCACACCGAGGAAGAGGCCGACCCCGAAGCCTGTGCCGACGAGGCAGAGCGCGTCGTCGAGGACCTGGGCTACGACGCCCTCAAGTTCGACCTCGACGTGCCCTCCGGCTTCGAGAAGGACCGCGCGAACCGCCACCTTCGCCCTGGCGAGATCCGGCACAAGGCCGAGATCGTCGAGAAGGTCACCGAGCGGGTCAAGGACCGCGCCGACGTGGCGTTCGACTGCCACTGGACGTTCTCCGGTGGCTCCGCGAAGCGGCTGGCCAACGCCATCGAGGACTACGACGTCTGGTGGCTCGAGGACCCCGTGCCGCCGGAGAACCTCGACGTGCAGGAGGAGGTCACGAAGTCCACCATCACGCCCATCACGGTCGGCGAGAACCGCTATCGCGTGACCGAGGAGCGCCGCCTCATCGAGAACCAGGCGGTCGACATCATCGCGCCCGACATGCCGAAGGTCGGCGGCATGCGCGAGACCCGCAAGATCGCGGACGTCGCCAACCAGTACTACATCCCCGTCGCGATGCACAACGTCTCCTCGCCCGTCGCGACGATGGCCTCTGCCCACGTCGGCGCGGCCATCCCGAACGCGCTCGCCGTCGAGTACCACTCCTACGAGCTCGGCTGGTGGGAGGATCTGGTCGAGGAGGACGTCATCGTCGACGGTTACATCGAGGTGCCGGAGAAGCCGGGTCTCGGTGTCACGCTGGACATGGACGCCGTCGAGGAGCACATGGTCGAAGGCGAGACGCTGTTCGACGAAGCGTAGCGAAGCGAGCCTGTCGGTGTTCGACGAGGAGTGAAACGACTCGTCGAGCCAGCAAATCTCCGATTTGCGTTGTTTGACGAGGCGTAAGCCGAAGTCAAGCTCGTGAAGCTCTGCTTCGCGGTGTTTGACGAAGCGTAGCGAAGCGGAGCTTCGTCAAATCAACGAGTCACTGCGCGAACGAAGTGAGCGACCGTCTCGTGCGATTCGGCGAGCAGGGAACTATTCGATCTCTCCGAATCCGTGCGCCGGTCTGCCCAGATAGCAATCACCACTGCCGAGTACCGTTCTGTGTGAATCCCGGCCAATCGAGCTTTGTATCTCAGGGTATAGTCTTTGATGACGTGCCGAACACCTACGTTGTCTCCCTGGTGATCGCGGGAGGCATCAGTCTGGCACTGGCGGTTGTCGGGCTTCGTCGGTCCGAGGCGGTCGGGTCACGATGGTTCGTCCTCTTACTGACGAGCATCGCGGTCTGGTGTCTCGGAAACGCCGTCCGCTACGGCCAGACCGACCCCGAAGCGTTCCTGTTCTGGTACCGCGTTAGCAGGTTCGGCGCACAGACGGCTGTCGCGCTCGGACTGGTGTTTGTCCTGGCCTATGCGGGGTACGACCGATGGACCCGGTGGCCGCGGGTCGGCCTGTTCGTCGTCCCACCACTCGCAATGTTGACGGTCGTCTGGCTCGCACCGTCGATAATCTGGGCCGACACCACGGTCGTCCGGGAGTCGCCGGTGCTCGTGATGGACTTCACCTACACGCCGCTGTTCTCGGCGTGGTACTTCCTGCAGTACGCCCAGATAGCGATAACGCTGGGAGTACTCGTCATGGTCGCGTCCCGGGACCAGCGCCTCTACCGGTTGCAGGCGTTGACCATGCTCGGGGGCGTCATGGTTCCGGTGTTCGGGAACCTCCTCTGGTGGTTCGGTGTCAGTCCCGTCGAACACCTCGACCTCTCTCCGTTCCTGTTGTTGGTGACCGGGGTGTCGTTCGCGGTGAGCCTGTTCTCGTTCGAGCTGTTGCGGGTCCTCCCGGTCGCCAGGCACACGCTGGTCGCGGAGATGCAGGACGGATTCGTCGCGCTCGACGACGACGGGCGGATCGTCGACGCGAACGCCGCCATGGCGGGGATACTGCAGCGGTCCATGAACGATCTGGTCGGCGAGCAGTTCTCGGCAGTCGTGCCAGACGGCGGGAACGGGAACACGGCCGAGCGATACCCCGAGGACGTGGTCGTCACCGTCGCCGGGGAGCGCCGCCACTTCGATATGCGCCGGACGTACGTTTCCGAGAACTCCGATCGAACCGACCAGTTGCTCGTCTTCCGGGATATCACGGCCAGGCGACGCGCCGAGAAGCGACACAGTCGGCTCGTCGAGGAGTCCTCGGACCTCGTGACTGTCTTCGACCACGAGGGCGTCATCGAGTACGTCAGCCCCTCGGTTCGGGGCGTACTCGGGTACAACCCGAACGCCATCCGTCGTAACTCGGTCGAGCAGTTCACGCATCCGGAAGACAGGGACCGGGTCTGGGCCGACATCGAGACGGTCCTCTCGGACCCGGGCGGGTCAGTGACGTTCGAGCATCGGCTCCGTCGGGCCGACGGCTCGTGGTGTCTCGTCGAGTCGAAGGCGCGCAACCTCGTCGAGGACCCCGTCATCGGGGGCATCGTCGTCAACTCCCGCGATATCACGGTTCGAGAGGACCGAAAGCGCCAGCTCGAAGCGCAGAACGAGCGCCTCGAACGCTTCACCAGCGTCGTGAGTCACGACCTGCGCAACCCCCTTGGCGTGGCCACGGGCTATCTCGAACTCGGTCGCCAGACCGGGGAGGATGCGGCCTTTGAGGAGGTGAACGACGCACTCAAGCGGATGGACCGGATGATACAGGACC from Haloarchaeobius sp. HME9146 harbors:
- a CDS encoding diphthine--ammonia ligase yields the protein MTADGSWVSLFSGGKDSSWALYRALEAGLPVSHMLTVHPEGESYMYHVPATELTSLAAESIGLQHVNVTPEDFDAMTATDSGEQGDAELEPLEAALADLSDDLEGGLAGVTAGAIESEYQTSRIQAMADRLGCDVFAPLWQRDPSELAREMLDAGFEITILQVAAHGLDESWLGRTLDADAFAELEALNEEYGVHVLGEGGEFETFVTDGPHMDRPIELEYETVWEGTRGHIEITDARLG
- a CDS encoding mandelate racemase/muconate lactonizing enzyme family protein, with the protein product MGIDYSDLHDPNAEYTMRELSGETMGVTRERGGGRDVQITDVQTTMIDGNFPWTLVRIYTDAGVVGTGEAYWGAGVPELIERMKPMVVGENPLDIDRLYEHLIQKMSGEGSVEGVTVTAISGIEIALHDLAGKILDIPAYQLLGGKYRDEMRVYCDCHTEEEADPEACADEAERVVEDLGYDALKFDLDVPSGFEKDRANRHLRPGEIRHKAEIVEKVTERVKDRADVAFDCHWTFSGGSAKRLANAIEDYDVWWLEDPVPPENLDVQEEVTKSTITPITVGENRYRVTEERRLIENQAVDIIAPDMPKVGGMRETRKIADVANQYYIPVAMHNVSSPVATMASAHVGAAIPNALAVEYHSYELGWWEDLVEEDVIVDGYIEVPEKPGLGVTLDMDAVEEHMVEGETLFDEA
- a CDS encoding histidine kinase N-terminal 7TM domain-containing protein, with the translated sequence MPNTYVVSLVIAGGISLALAVVGLRRSEAVGSRWFVLLLTSIAVWCLGNAVRYGQTDPEAFLFWYRVSRFGAQTAVALGLVFVLAYAGYDRWTRWPRVGLFVVPPLAMLTVVWLAPSIIWADTTVVRESPVLVMDFTYTPLFSAWYFLQYAQIAITLGVLVMVASRDQRLYRLQALTMLGGVMVPVFGNLLWWFGVSPVEHLDLSPFLLLVTGVSFAVSLFSFELLRVLPVARHTLVAEMQDGFVALDDDGRIVDANAAMAGILQRSMNDLVGEQFSAVVPDGGNGNTAERYPEDVVVTVAGERRHFDMRRTYVSENSDRTDQLLVFRDITARRRAEKRHSRLVEESSDLVTVFDHEGVIEYVSPSVRGVLGYNPNAIRRNSVEQFTHPEDRDRVWADIETVLSDPGGSVTFEHRLRRADGSWCLVESKARNLVEDPVIGGIVVNSRDITVREDRKRQLEAQNERLERFTSVVSHDLRNPLGVATGYLELGRQTGEDAAFEEVNDALKRMDRMIQDLLTLAREGRTIDDKHPVDLESVAREAWEAVPDSTGHLLVDVSDTVTADRQRLRELFENLFRNSVEHGSTNSRSETGDAVEHGSTNIRAGPDDPPGVSVTLGETPGGFFVEDDGPGIPPEKRDAVFEFGHTSTESGTGFGLSIVSRIAEAHGWSVTLTESDAGGARFEFETDGTTGGVGEDRPEPESVMDD